A DNA window from Ostrea edulis chromosome 5, xbOstEdul1.1, whole genome shotgun sequence contains the following coding sequences:
- the LOC125652717 gene encoding potassium channel subfamily K member 16-like → MTPEGPGWRRMLALFVLVMVYLCVGAAIFSHIEGDPEIERRLQLEAFLRNFLGNHSCVQHEDLISVLREVDQEFTFALNTLRNTTVYTQWDFIGAFSFVVTVVTTIGYGNLAPKTYSGKVALAVYALLGIPITLIMLNYLGQLLTRLSTRVNKCKLCSAKPLVNKLLNMVLIVALGLTMLFILPALAFSYIEDWTVLEALYYCFVTLSTIGFGDYIAAMSENRLGHRGAGDLYRIVTYVWILFGLAYLSLLINYISNVFIKKAEEMERLTKEKLEAEVSRLQQELSKTGKSVYKTAANVKSSVKGKMWEAPSGNGIEQETGNVTLLRISQLSES, encoded by the exons ATGACGCCAGAGGGCCCCGGATGGAGACGTATGCTGGCTCTCTTCGTGTTAGTGATGGTTTATTTGTGTGTGGGAGCTGCTATCTTCAGCCATATCGAGGGCGACCCCGAGATAGAGAGACGTCTACAGCTGGAAGCATTCCTTAGAAACTTCCTAG gtAACCATAGCTGCGTGCAACACGAAGACTTAATCAGTGTTCTACGAGAAGTAGACCAAGAATTCACGTTCGCCTTGAACACTCTTCGTAACACAACAGTATACACTCAGTGGGATTTCATTGGGGCCTTCTCTTTCGTCGTCACTGTAGTGACCACCATAG GTTATGGTAATTTGGCACCAAAGACGTATTCCGGGAAGGTGGCGCTGGCGGTGTACGCTCTCCTCGGAATTCCCATCACACTGATCATGCTGAACTACCTGGGTCAACTCCTGACACGCCTCTCAACCCGGGTCAACAAATGCAAACTGTGCTCGGCTAAACCCCTTGTAAACAAACTGCTAAACATGGTCCTTATTGTTGCCTTGGGTCTGACCATGCTATTTATCTTGCCTGCCTTGGCTTTCAGTTACATCGAGGATTGGACCGTTTTAGAGGCTCTGTACTACTGTTTTGTTACTCTCAGTACTATAGGATTTGGAGACTATATAGCAG CTATGTCGGAGAACCGCCTCGGTCACCGCGGGGCGGGAGACCTGTATAGGATAGTGACGTATGTGTGGATTCTGTTTGGATTGGCTTACTTGTCGCTTCTGATAAATTATATCTCCAATGTTTTCATCAAAAAGGCTGAAGAGATGGAAAGACTTACAAAAGAAAAATTGGAG GCTGAAGTATCTCGATTACAACAAGAATTGTCGAAAACTGGAAAATCCGTATATAAAACAGCCGCAAATGTTAAATCCAGTGTGAAAGGGAAAATGTGGGAAGCGCCATCTGGCAATGGCATTGAACAAGAGACAGGAAACGTAACTCTACTCCGTATATCTCAACTGAGCGAAAGTTAG
- the LOC125649747 gene encoding WD repeat-containing protein 91-like — protein sequence MAAATGRVDELVKDYLLFRGCTASLRNFDYELKVDKDKGLRADKILEQFQQFVGSYNLSGLREFWAHLNSRLFCRLEKRYIPSVRKLEVGLLKLYVVNASQNNRPDKVTDFFEKMTNDLQQQPEFKEWFCFPFIKSPEENSHFSMHFTKTWQDMFYLSLFNFLSVIINVMPAPILLNFDIEHKRMKNLQEENEMLKTQLLSADKAPAMRAANTREKEVIRRGANSAELFYDFSDLGDESLEIQKQQKPSRKFPFSASPLLNRKPNFLSTNRSPSKSQGKTKSGKSQAVTIQKGYPNSGSPSNQGHSEFTSRSLSCGGAVQKSGHPDTTSRSLSHQNRTSHIHVNSSNDASRNKSVPLQGRQSSVSNVDDSAAAGNMHALKLENPNQDMSGTLRGEELSSGEVPANTKPSNVKSSETPEDLTPVNDSKKIPDITKNSSIIDKSDYMTEDQGPFLLLSQENYKEHSSAISYARFSLMGQYVASVDVDGIVKIWSWSPQPTTCATVMSKSAFLSLDWASKQDRWLLLGNRSGNIRLFDVKEMKSFYEASSDSSYPRIVSLSSSPSSGAFVCCATVNRARTASGSEAGPVSSIARIGKLTLWELRTMKQIKHLEIQSGPVSINCCSFNHNGHLLLTGGVDGVIRLFDMQQHKVISQWDGHAGEVQTLQFSSDETSCYSIGTDGRLIQWSLHKPVPQNDLPIHRAASLPFLSGLSGGLKEMPRGQIFSLDSDGEYMLTCDNAKGSMYQIKDKSLSHVMNIQGHASSFLTTVDWSPNIDTKVCLTGSMDGTIKISTLLSTHM from the exons atggcggCTGCAACCGGGAGAGTAGATGAACTGGTGAAAGATTACTTATTATTTAGAGGGTGTACAGCTTCTCTCCGAAATTTCGATTACGAACTTAAGGTTGACAAAGATAAAGGATTAAGGGCTGACAAGATTTTAGAACAGTTTCAGCAATTTGTGGGAAGCTACAACCTCTCAGGTCTCCGGGAGTTCTGGGCCCACCTCAACAGCCGACTATTTTGTCGCTTGGAAAAACGTTACATTCCGAGTGTGAGGAAACTAGAAGTAGGGCTTTTAAAACTTTACGTTGTTAATGCGTCTCAAAATAACAGACCAGATAAAGTGACTGACTTCTTTGAGAAAATGACAAACGATTTGCAACAACAACCGGAATTTAAAGAATGGTTTTGTTTCCCGTTTATCAAAAGTCCCGAGGAGAACAGTCATTTCTCAATGCACTTCACTAAAACATGGCAGGATATGTTTTATTTGTCACTATTCAACTTCCTGAGTGTCATCATTAATGTCATGCCGGCACccattttattgaattttgatattgaacataaaagaatgaaaaattTGCAGGAAGAAAATGAAATGCTGAAAACACAGTTGCTTTCAGCAGACAAAGCTCCAGCAATGAGAGCTGCAAATACAAGAGAAAAGGAAGTAATTAGGAGAGGGGCAAATTCTGCAGAACTTTTTTATGACTTTAGTGACCTTGGAGATGAAAGTTTAGAGATACAGAAGCAGCAGAAACCAAGTAGAAAGTTCCCCTTCTCAGCATCTCCATTACTGAACCGAAAACCAAATTTTTTGTCAACCAATAGAAGTCCATCAAAATCACAGGGTAAGACGAAATCGGGTAAATCTCAAGCTGTAACCATTCAAAAGGGATATCCCAACTCTGGCTCACCATCCAACCAAGGTCACTCAGAATTCACAAGTCGATCACTCAGTTGTGGAGGAGCAGTCCAGAAATCAGGTCATCCTGACACCACTTCACGGTCATTGAGTCATCAGAATAGAActagtcatatacatgtaaattcttcCAATGATGCTTCTAGAAACAAATCAGTGCCTTTACAAGGGAGACAATCCAGTGTATCAAACGTAGATGATTCTGCTGCAGCTGGGAATATGCATGCATTAAAACTAGAAAACCCTAACCAGGACATGTCAGGGACTCTGAGAGGTGAAGAATTATCTTCAGGAGAAGTGCCTGCAAACACAAAGCCAAGCAATGTGAAATCTAGTGAAACTCCAGAGGATTTAACACCAGTGAACGATAGCAAAAAAATTCCAGATATCACAAAGAATTCAAGTATTATTGATAAGTCAGATTATATGACAGAAGATCAAGGTCCATTTCTCCTCCTAAGTCAGGAGAATTACAAAGAACACAGTTCAGCCATATCTTATGCACGGTTCAGTCTTATGGGGCAGTATGTGGCTAGTGTTGATGTTGATGGAATTGTCAAAATCTGGTCATGGAGCCCACAGCCAACAACCTGTGCCACAGTCAtgtcaaagtcagcatttctttCCCTTGACTGGGCAAGCAAACAGGACCGATGGTTACTGCTGGGCAATCGCTCTGGGAATATCAGGCTGTTTGATGTCAAAGAGATGAAATCATTTTATGAGGCATCTTCAGATTCTAGTTACCCTCGCATTGTAAGTCTAAGTTCTAGTCCTTCAAGTGGAGCCTTTGTTTGTTGTGCCACTGTCAACAGAGCACGCACAGCATCTGGAAGTGAAGCAGGACCAGTCTCGTCCATTGCCCGCATTGGAAAACTGACACTGTGGGAGCTTCGCACCATGAAACAGATAAAGCACCTCGAGATACAGTCAGGCCCTGTAAGTATCAACTGCTGCTCATTCAACCATAACGGACACCTACTGCTGACAGGTGGGGTGGATGGAGTCATCCGACTCTTTGACATGCAGCAACACAAAGTGATCTCCCAGTGGGATGGTCATGCAGGGGAAGTGCAGACCTTGCAGTTCAGTTCTGATGAGACAAGCTGTTACAGCATTGGCACAGACGGAAGG CTGATACAGTGGAGTCTCCACAAGCCCGTTCCACAGAATGACCTACCAATCCACAGAGCTGCCTCACTGCCATTCCTCTCCGGCTTGTCAGGAGGATTAAAAGAAATGCCTCGTGGTCAGATTTTCTCCCTTGATTCTGATGGAGAGTACATGTTGACCTGTGATAATGCTAAAGGGAGCATGTATCAGATCAAGGACAAGTCACTGTCACATGTCATGAATATTCAGGGTCATGCATCATCCTTTCTCACCACAGTTGATTGGTCACCTAATATTGACACCAAGGTTTGTTTAACAGGCTCCATGGACGGAACTATCAAGATATCGACTCTTCTATCTACACATATGTAA
- the LOC125649746 gene encoding aftiphilin-like isoform X1: MSGVIPMVSASPPPFEEEGGDDWDEDFGNFMGAGHSVSDYSTSENWAAFPESESYSNDKPTSQSILSQENKILQENVSSAAMELKLDAKGSNLISSSDSGLDLEVINVSESVSPDRQGTEPHIDSGLSSSAVSPCDPSKTSQACSGTELQSSSTSTACDSPEDLNGFSNANSNIEKAEDSEVEYCDSTSENPEKNIDSDESHQSVVSSETDYKVDSVKTYDSVTKVPEQDSSSGECEDNVQEDSSTIDLKTDDSGRTIHVDDNDDWGDFEEDVMNSSTTYENSGIDDQSNEKSPSSPEVNTEEVSSEESEDSASSPARETGVPARETGVLDLDKSVEEKPEENKKSEHETDSVKDGDDTSVDAMSDSCESLYKDGTVVAEDTETNDDIGNFNSMAPRTEETDDIELSKGGDKDPNNFSHHCQIENKSDNETGSMNKDITTDDQRESDNETGSVSKDITTDDQRESDNETGSVSKDITTDDQRESDNETGSMNKDITTDDQRESDNETGSMNKDITTDDQRESDNETGSMNKDITTDDQRESDNETGSMNKDITTDDQRESDNETGSMNKDITTDDQRESEDIQTETNNVGQEDDDFDDFADFDSVPVNDVEVNKDGHFPAFSEDNAAGSGGNWASFQDTSNDAVAGGDDWAIPQEQRADSQGGEQWTDSQGGEQWTDSQGGEQWMDGEGEWQKGGEADFGDFEDFDEKPIVSAQNEKMDELSNKTVTTCFHGDVRDTDSVAEVSALDNYIQTQESTASQKCVDSKSSELWSSLTKQAPETPLKWSQTRSHNQLYSSLRIDTRNILIGHKKSSVPIYASNLTLLEPVKGPAQSTIPEPTLVDTDKEEPQKQDIPPVQFDWSSSGLVNPLQGDTSKSLDLDFLVVQETESGGRSGVFDSELMQGQKANLQPLENILANLKVSTVKKTRQTDKLGVEASRIIQSLPDLSFMQAKVLMFPIRHQE, translated from the exons ATGTCTGGTGTGATACCTATGGTGTCAGCATCCCCCCCGCCCTTCGAAGAGGAGGGGGGTGATGACTGGGATGAAGACTTTGGGAACTTCATGGGAGCTGGCCATAGTGTATCAGATTACAGCACATCTGAAAACTGGGCAGCTTTCCCAGAATCAGAATCATATTCTAATGACAAGCCTACTAGTCAGTCAATTTTGTCtcaagaaaataaaatcttgCAAGAAAATGTATCATCAGCGGCAATGGAACTTAAACTGGATGCAAAGGGTAGTAATCTGATAAGTAGTAGTGACTCTGGGTTAGATTTGGAAGTCATTAATGTTTCCGAAAGTGTGTCTCCCGACAGGCAGGGCACGGAACCTCACATTGACTCTGGACTTAGTAGTTCGGCAGTTTCACCATGTGATCCCAGTAAAACATCACAAGCATGTAGTGGTACAGAGTTACAATCTTCATCAACATCAACAGCCTGTGATTCTCCCGAAGACCTGAATGGATTTTCAAATGCTAACAGTAATATTGAAAAAGCTGAAGATTCAGAAGTTGAATATTGTGATAGTACATCTGAAAACCCAGAGAAAAATATTGATTCAGATGAAAGCCATCAGAGTGTGGTGTCTTCTGAAACTGATTATAAAGTTGATTCAGTAAAAACGTATGATTCTGTAACTAAAGTCCCAGAACAGGACTCTAGTAGTGGTGAATGTGAAGACAATGTTCAAGAAGACTCGTCAACCATAGATCTCAAAACTGATGATAGCGGTAGAACAATTCATGTCGATGATAATGATGACTGGGGAGACTTTGAGGAGGATGTTATGAATTCATCGACTACTTATGAAAATTCAGGCATTGATGATCAAAGTAATGAAAAATCTCCATCCAGTCCAGAAGTTAACACAGAAGAAGTGTCCAGTGAGGAGAGTGAAGATTCTGCATCAAGTCCAGCAAGGGAGACAGGAGTTCCAGCAAGGGAGACAGGAGTTCTAGACCTAGATAAATCTGTGGAGGAGAAAcctgaagaaaataaaaaatcagaaCATGAAACAGATAGTGTTAAAGATGGAGATGATACGTCAGTTGATGCAATGAGTGATTCGTGTGAGTCTTTGTATAAAGATGGGACTGTTGTTGCTGAAGATACAGAAACTAATGATGACATTGGTAACTTCAACTCTATGGCTCCGAGAACCGAGGAAACAGATGATATTGAATTGTCAAAGGGGGGAGACAAGGATCCAAATAATTTTTCACATCATTGTCAAATAGAGAACAAAAGTGATAATGAAACAGGAAGTATGAACAAGGATATCACTACTGATGACCAGAGGGAGAGTGATAATGAAACAGGAAGTGTGAGCAAGGATATCACTACTGATGACCAGAGGGAGAGTGATAATGAAACAGGAAGTGTGAGCAAGGATATCACTACTGATGACCAGAGGGAGAGTGATAATGAAACAGGAAGTATGAACAAGGATATCACTACTGATGACCAGAGGGAGAGTGATAATGAAACAGGAAGTATGAACAAGGATATCACTACTGATGACCAGAGGGAGAGTGATAATGAAACAGGAAGTATGAACAAGGATATCACTACTGATGACCAGAGGGAGAGTGATAATGAAACAGGAAGTATGAACAAGGATATCACTACTGATGACCAGAGGGAGAGTGATAATGAAACAGGAAGTATGAACAAGGATATCACTACTGATGACCAGAGGGAGAGTGAGGACATTCAGACTGAAACAAACAATGTTGGACAAGAAGACGatgattttgatgattttgcaGATTTTGACTCTGTTCCAGTAAATGATGTAGAGGTAAATAAAGATGGTCACTTTCCAGCCTTCTCAGAAGACAATGCTGCAGGCAGTGGTGGAAACTGGGCCTCATTTCAGGACACCAGTAATGATGCAGTGGCTGGAGGTGATGACTGGGCAATTCCTCAGGAGCAGCGGGCAGACAGCCAGGGAGGAGAGCAGTGGACAGACAGCCAGGGAGGAGAGCAGTGGACAGACAGCCAGGGAGGAGAGCAGTGGATGGATGGAGAAGGTGAATGGCAGAAGGGGGGTGAAGCAGATTTTGGAGACTTTGAAGACTTTGACGAGAAGCCAATTGTGTCAGCACAGAATGAAAAG ATGGATGAGCTTTCAAACAAAACTGTGACTACCTGTTTCCATGGTGATGTGAGAGATACAGACTCCGTGGCTGAAGTTTCAGCATTAGACAACTACATCCAGACTCAAGAATCCACAGCATCTCAAAA ATGTGTTGACAGCAAGTCCTCTGAGCTGTGGAGCTCACTTACAAAGCAAGCGCCAGAGACACCACTTAAGTGGTCCCAAACCAGGAGCCACAATCAGCTGTACTCCAGCCTTAGAATCGACACCCGCAATATT CTGATAGGTCACAAGAAGTCCTCAGTGCCTATCTATGCTTCAAACCTGACTCTCCTGGAACCAGTGAAAGGACCTGCTCAATCGACCATTCCAGAACCGACTCTGGTGGACACAGATAAGGAGGAACCACAAAAACAG GATATTCCTCCTGTCCAGTTTGATTGGTCCTCTAGTGGACTCGTTAATCCCCTACAAG GAGACACCAGCAAATCCCTGGATCTGGATTTCTTGGTGGTCCAGGAAACGGAGTCTGGAGGGAGATCTGGAG TATTTGATTCTGAATTGATGCAAGGACAGAAAGCTAACCTTCAGCCATTAGAAAACATCCTTGCTAATCTGAAGGTCAGCACAGTGAAGAAGAcgagacagacggacaaactgGGAGTCGAGGCCTCTAGGATCATTCAATCCCTGCCTGACCTGTCCTTCATGCAAGCCAAAGTCTTGATGTTTCCAATCCGACACCAAGAGTAG
- the LOC125649746 gene encoding protein starmaker-like isoform X2 has protein sequence MSGVIPMVSASPPPFEEEGGDDWDEDFGNFMGAGHSVSDYSTSENWAAFPESESYSNDKPTSQSILSQENKILQENVSSAAMELKLDAKGSNLISSSDSGLDLEVINVSESVSPDRQGTEPHIDSGLSSSAVSPCDPSKTSQACSGTELQSSSTSTACDSPEDLNGFSNANSNIEKAEDSEVEYCDSTSENPEKNIDSDESHQSVVSSETDYKVDSVKTYDSVTKVPEQDSSSGECEDNVQEDSSTIDLKTDDSGRTIHVDDNDDWGDFEEDVMNSSTTYENSGIDDQSNEKSPSSPEVNTEEVSSEESEDSASSPARETGVPARETGVLDLDKSVEEKPEENKKSEHETDSVKDGDDTSVDAMSDSCESLYKDGTVVAEDTETNDDIGNFNSMAPRTEETDDIELSKGGDKDPNNFSHHCQIENKSDNETGSMNKDITTDDQRESDNETGSVSKDITTDDQRESDNETGSVSKDITTDDQRESDNETGSMNKDITTDDQRESDNETGSMNKDITTDDQRESDNETGSMNKDITTDDQRESDNETGSMNKDITTDDQRESDNETGSMNKDITTDDQRESEDIQTETNNVGQEDDDFDDFADFDSVPVNDVEVNKDGHFPAFSEDNAAGSGGNWASFQDTSNDAVAGGDDWAIPQEQRADSQGGEQWTDSQGGEQWTDSQGGEQWMDGEGEWQKGGEADFGDFEDFDEKPIVSAQNEKMDELSNKTVTTCFHGDVRDTDSVAEVSALDNYIQTQESTASQKCVDSKSSELWSSLTKQAPETPLKWSQTRSHNQLYSSLRIDTRNILIGHKKSSVPIYASNLTLLEPVKGPAQSTIPEPTLVDTDKEEPQKQETPANPWIWISWWSRKRSLEGDLEYLILN, from the exons ATGTCTGGTGTGATACCTATGGTGTCAGCATCCCCCCCGCCCTTCGAAGAGGAGGGGGGTGATGACTGGGATGAAGACTTTGGGAACTTCATGGGAGCTGGCCATAGTGTATCAGATTACAGCACATCTGAAAACTGGGCAGCTTTCCCAGAATCAGAATCATATTCTAATGACAAGCCTACTAGTCAGTCAATTTTGTCtcaagaaaataaaatcttgCAAGAAAATGTATCATCAGCGGCAATGGAACTTAAACTGGATGCAAAGGGTAGTAATCTGATAAGTAGTAGTGACTCTGGGTTAGATTTGGAAGTCATTAATGTTTCCGAAAGTGTGTCTCCCGACAGGCAGGGCACGGAACCTCACATTGACTCTGGACTTAGTAGTTCGGCAGTTTCACCATGTGATCCCAGTAAAACATCACAAGCATGTAGTGGTACAGAGTTACAATCTTCATCAACATCAACAGCCTGTGATTCTCCCGAAGACCTGAATGGATTTTCAAATGCTAACAGTAATATTGAAAAAGCTGAAGATTCAGAAGTTGAATATTGTGATAGTACATCTGAAAACCCAGAGAAAAATATTGATTCAGATGAAAGCCATCAGAGTGTGGTGTCTTCTGAAACTGATTATAAAGTTGATTCAGTAAAAACGTATGATTCTGTAACTAAAGTCCCAGAACAGGACTCTAGTAGTGGTGAATGTGAAGACAATGTTCAAGAAGACTCGTCAACCATAGATCTCAAAACTGATGATAGCGGTAGAACAATTCATGTCGATGATAATGATGACTGGGGAGACTTTGAGGAGGATGTTATGAATTCATCGACTACTTATGAAAATTCAGGCATTGATGATCAAAGTAATGAAAAATCTCCATCCAGTCCAGAAGTTAACACAGAAGAAGTGTCCAGTGAGGAGAGTGAAGATTCTGCATCAAGTCCAGCAAGGGAGACAGGAGTTCCAGCAAGGGAGACAGGAGTTCTAGACCTAGATAAATCTGTGGAGGAGAAAcctgaagaaaataaaaaatcagaaCATGAAACAGATAGTGTTAAAGATGGAGATGATACGTCAGTTGATGCAATGAGTGATTCGTGTGAGTCTTTGTATAAAGATGGGACTGTTGTTGCTGAAGATACAGAAACTAATGATGACATTGGTAACTTCAACTCTATGGCTCCGAGAACCGAGGAAACAGATGATATTGAATTGTCAAAGGGGGGAGACAAGGATCCAAATAATTTTTCACATCATTGTCAAATAGAGAACAAAAGTGATAATGAAACAGGAAGTATGAACAAGGATATCACTACTGATGACCAGAGGGAGAGTGATAATGAAACAGGAAGTGTGAGCAAGGATATCACTACTGATGACCAGAGGGAGAGTGATAATGAAACAGGAAGTGTGAGCAAGGATATCACTACTGATGACCAGAGGGAGAGTGATAATGAAACAGGAAGTATGAACAAGGATATCACTACTGATGACCAGAGGGAGAGTGATAATGAAACAGGAAGTATGAACAAGGATATCACTACTGATGACCAGAGGGAGAGTGATAATGAAACAGGAAGTATGAACAAGGATATCACTACTGATGACCAGAGGGAGAGTGATAATGAAACAGGAAGTATGAACAAGGATATCACTACTGATGACCAGAGGGAGAGTGATAATGAAACAGGAAGTATGAACAAGGATATCACTACTGATGACCAGAGGGAGAGTGAGGACATTCAGACTGAAACAAACAATGTTGGACAAGAAGACGatgattttgatgattttgcaGATTTTGACTCTGTTCCAGTAAATGATGTAGAGGTAAATAAAGATGGTCACTTTCCAGCCTTCTCAGAAGACAATGCTGCAGGCAGTGGTGGAAACTGGGCCTCATTTCAGGACACCAGTAATGATGCAGTGGCTGGAGGTGATGACTGGGCAATTCCTCAGGAGCAGCGGGCAGACAGCCAGGGAGGAGAGCAGTGGACAGACAGCCAGGGAGGAGAGCAGTGGACAGACAGCCAGGGAGGAGAGCAGTGGATGGATGGAGAAGGTGAATGGCAGAAGGGGGGTGAAGCAGATTTTGGAGACTTTGAAGACTTTGACGAGAAGCCAATTGTGTCAGCACAGAATGAAAAG ATGGATGAGCTTTCAAACAAAACTGTGACTACCTGTTTCCATGGTGATGTGAGAGATACAGACTCCGTGGCTGAAGTTTCAGCATTAGACAACTACATCCAGACTCAAGAATCCACAGCATCTCAAAA ATGTGTTGACAGCAAGTCCTCTGAGCTGTGGAGCTCACTTACAAAGCAAGCGCCAGAGACACCACTTAAGTGGTCCCAAACCAGGAGCCACAATCAGCTGTACTCCAGCCTTAGAATCGACACCCGCAATATT CTGATAGGTCACAAGAAGTCCTCAGTGCCTATCTATGCTTCAAACCTGACTCTCCTGGAACCAGTGAAAGGACCTGCTCAATCGACCATTCCAGAACCGACTCTGGTGGACACAGATAAGGAGGAACCACAAAAACAG GAGACACCAGCAAATCCCTGGATCTGGATTTCTTGGTGGTCCAGGAAACGGAGTCTGGAGGGAGATCTGGAG TATTTGATTCTGAATTGA